A section of the Babesia microti strain RI chromosome I, complete genome genome encodes:
- a CDS encoding DNA primase small subunit (overlaps_old_locusTagID:BBM_I03160) has protein sequence MCSHPDNQKVLDSDLRFYYQNLFPLPEIYKWLTYRNDPNQPTSDSNDPQFCLRREMSFVYKRQDHSDDSDIFTRWIPLGTVDNFRKLLYQDKLVPHKFDIGAVYNLAISQMSINNKKFTQEQRELVFDIDINDYDDIRTCCKEKNICDKCWRYMSIGVRFLYETLTVDFSFNNLLFVFSGRRGIHCWVCDTGARRLPQEARLAIVEYLTLVTGAEVIKKRVNLYTKDSHPLVARAFHYCYMEFHSLLIEQNYFIDKHHHSVLLEYIPDVQKFAELRASISRPFNSSVELFNVMCNQLGIPNPIEYRENINKSHLKVHSIPGFFKEIIIHYSFIRLDCNVTKDMGHLLKSPFCIHIGTGKVCVPIDISAIEKFNPQSVPTIFELRKEFDEQSNKNGQSSLSKYIIYFRERFLGTIYK, from the exons ATGTGTAGCCACCCGGATAATCAGAAGGTGCTGGACAGTGATCTCAGATTTTACTACC AAAACCTATTCCCCCTTCCTGAAATCTACAAGTGGCTTACCTATCGCAATGATCCTAATCAACCAACTTCCGACAGCAATGATCCACAATTTTGTCTACGGCGTGAAATGAGTTTTGTATATAAGAGACAGGACCACTCTGACGATTCTGATATATTTACCAGGTGGATTCCTCTAGGTACTGTTGACAATTTTAGGAAGTTGCTATATCAAGACAAGCTGGTTCCACACAAATTTGACATAG GCGCAGTGTATAACTTGGCAATTTCCCAAATGTctattaacaataaaaaatttacccaGGAGCAGAGGGAGCTTGTGtttgatattgatattaatgACTACGACGATATACGAACTTGTTGCAaagaaaaaaatatttgtgataaatgttGGAGATATATGTCAATTGGCGTTAGGTTTCTATATGAAACTTTGACTGTGGATTTCTCGTTTAACAACcttttatttgtattttcAGGCCGTAGAGGAATTCACTGTTGGGTTTGCGATACCGGTGCCCGTAGACTGCCTCAAGAAGCCAGGCTTGCAATTGTAGAATATCTCACTTTAGTAACGG GTGCCGAAGTGATTAAGAAGAGGGTTAATCTATATACGAAAGATTCCCATCCATTAGTAGCCCGTGCCTTCCACTATTGTTATATGGAATTTCACAGTCTTTTAATcgaacaaaattattttattgacAAACATCATCACTCAGTTCTTCTAGAATATATACCAGatgtacaaaaatttgccgAATTGCGTGCTTCAATATCCCGCCCATTTAACTCATCCGTTGAGCTATTTAATGTAATGTGTAACCAATTGGGCATACCAAATCCTATAGAATATAgagaaaatattaataagtCACATCTTAAAGTACATTCAATTCCTGGATTTTTTAAGGAGATAATCATACACTATTCATTCATACGCTTAGATTGCAACGTAAC TAAGGATATGGGACATTTGTTGAAAAGCCCATTTTGCATACATATAGGCACTG GCAAAGTCTGTGTACCGATAGATATATCGGCTATAGAAAAGTTCAACCCCCAGTCTGTACCCACAATAT TTGAACTCAGGAAGGAATTCGACGAACAAA GCAACAAGAATGGCCAATCATCGCTGTCAAAgtacataatatattttcgCGAGAGATTCCTTGGCACAATTTATAAGTGA
- a CDS encoding translocation protein SEC63 (overlaps_old_locusTagID:BBM_I03135): protein MSQFKDTFTRGKSKETLLSYDNSASLIFSSALLAFILVPCTLHFIYKFFFPDINSCSSSLRVLSDIDLDGYKVCGCESCVKQRLKRKDERASIWKRIDSSFINRVSFYIMLWTILYALVKNISDTSNIKAFDPFEILDIPHNGTINQIKKAYRHKSMKFHPDRNPNDPDAAAHFILITKAYQALTDEVSRHNYQKYGNPDGPGIMKVGIGLPKFLVDEDNQILILSLFFLILLVLLPSLFFYFYQKHCKYASNGVLVETLHIITHIMNSSSRTKNMPDVLAQVKEFDELCLSDDDAPVLKNIVNYLVECKTKRTGFRSPLCVKNHIILLAHMNRLHSFMNPNLMNNLKEILKYSMLITHTMIEFALSQNWFLTAKSVLEFRRNIIQCLGSSDNDLLQIPHFGESIIKHVVRGKNAAHNMEEFIQQPSCIRKGMNDLSAAQINDINSYLDHFPRIEFSATAFVEGEDLIVAGDILTVKVKMNRLNLSNLNDKAGPVHAPLFPWVKFEEWWVFVTYKDEDRILTYTTFVSQEKLLEERLTFILDRHGKVSIEIHAFCDSYYGADQSIVVSFEVKQSEEVELHPRIHPEDIELDDVPTTLESLIGEFAKSESSDAEECFDDDNIYVKRPISDTYDDEGSD, encoded by the exons ATGTCACAATTTAAGGACACTTTTACAAGAGGTAAAAGTAAGGAAACCTTACTTTCTTATGACAATTCTGCATCTTTGATCTTTTCCAGTGCCCTCCTCGCTTTCATTTTGGTTCCATGTACTTTGCattttatttacaaatttttcTTCCCTGACATAAATAGTTGTAGTTCATCACTACGTGTGCTATCAGACATTGATTTGGATGGGTACAAAGTATGTGGCTGTGAAAGTTGTGTCAAACAACGCCTCAAGAGGAAGGATGAGAGAGCTTCTATTTGGAAGCGAATAGACTCATCATTCATCAATAGGGTTTCTTTCTACATCATGCTCTGGACAATTTTGTATGCTCTAGTCAAAA atatatcGGACACTAGTAATATAAAGGCTTTCGATCCTTTTGAAATACTAGACATTCCACATAATGGCACAATAAACCAAATAAAGAAGGCATATAGGCATAAATCGATGAAATTTCACCCGGATAGGAATCCGAACGATCCAGATGCAGCAGCTCACTTCATACTCATAACAAAGGCATATCAGGCATTGACTGATGAAGTGTCAAGGCATAATTATCAGAAATACGGCAATCCTGATGGCCCTGGAATAATGAAGGTGGGCATTGGTTTGCCTAAATTTTTGGTGGATGAGGATAATCAGATATTAATCCTTTCACTGTTCTTCCTCATATTGCTAGTACTCCTTCCCTCACTATTCTTCTATTTCTATCAGAAACACTGCAAGTATGCTTCAAATGGAGTATTAGTGGAAACACTACATATAATTACTCACATTATGAATTCATCGTCTAGGACGAAAAATATGCCAGATGTGTTGGCACAGGTTAAGGAATTTGATGAACTATGTTTGAGTGATGATGATGCGCCAGtgctaaaaaatatagttaattatttagtggAATGTAAAACCAAACGAACTGGATTTAGATCCCCTCTCTGTGTAAAGAATCATATAATACTACTTGCCCATATGAACCGATTGCACTCGTTTATGAATCCAAATTTGatgaacaatttgaaaGAGATACTCAAGTATTCAATGCTAATTACCCATACGATGATCGAATTTGCCTTGTCCCAAAATTGGTTTCTAACGGCAAAGTCTGTGTTGGAATTCAGGCGTAATATAATCCAGTGCTTGGGGTCCAGTGACAAtgatttattacaaataccTCACTTTGGTGAATCCATAATTAAGCATGTGGTGAGAGGTAAAAATGCGGCCCACAACATGGAAGAGTTCATACAACAACCATCTTGCATTAGAAAGGGAATGAATGATTTATCTGCTGCACAgattaatgatataaacTCCTACCTGGACCATTTTCCCCGCATAGAATTCAGTGCCACTGCATTTGTTGAAGGGGAAGATTTAATAGTGGCCGGGGACATATTGACTGTTAAGGTCAAGATGAACCGATTAAATCTATCTAATTTGAATGATAAGGCCGGGCCAGTACACGCTCCGCTATTTCCTTGGGTAAAGTTCGAGGAATGGTGGGTATTTGTTACCTACAAGGATGAAG ATCGCATTCTGACATACACTACTTTTGTTAGCCAAGAGAAACTACTTGAAGAGAGGCTGACATTCATTTTAGATCGTCATGGGAAGGTGTCGATTGAGATTCATGCTTTTTGCGATTCTTATTACGGAGCAGACCAGTCAATTGTTGTTTCTTTTGAGG TTAAACAATCTGAAGAGGTGGAATTGCATCCGAGAATACACCCTGAAGACATAGAGTTGGACGACGTTCCCACAACACTTGAGTCCCTAATCGGTGAATTTGCCAAATCCGAATCTAGTGACGCCGAGGAATGTTTTGACGAcgataatatatatgtcaaAAGGCCAATAAGTGACACATACGAT GATGAGGGTTCTGATTAA
- a CDS encoding CTP synthase (overlaps_old_locusTagID:BBM_I03155) codes for MDGMKYVVMTGGTMSGLGKGTSMSSLGVLLKANNIALTCIKIDPYLNVDAGTMSPYEHGEVYVLNDGGEVDLDLGNYERFLNLTLSRDHNITTGKIYENVISKERRGEYLGKTVQVVPMLTNLIQDWISNVSQKAVDRKAWKSPQVCLIEVGGTVGDIESAVYLEALQQLKNRVGSENFCLCHLSYVPTIGDDGEQKTKPTQHSVKTLREVGLTPDIVFCRCTNALTESSRQKIAMFSQVRSECVVSVTNCDNLYKVPLILDQQKVAQLVCDKLKISINNSDLPRDFSLDTWKKLADRSEFSTDVVSIGIVGKYTGLIDSYLSVVSALKHSTMEANLKLELIWIDSSELEVEDSRAWNLIKSVDGVLCPGGFGDRGINGKCLASRYCRNNKIPYLGICMGFQMAVIDLYREFVNPEATSEEFISESATATAKNDVKSQNDNTNLAIISMPEFSGDHMKGGTMRLGKRVTIINDINSLAYAIYDKQHMINERHRHRYEVNPQIVPKLESLGLKFVGKDETGNRMEICELEDHPFFLCVQFHPEFNSLPLSPSPCFLAFVLSCKGMLSDRLNAGGGCLKPGKAYFN; via the exons ATGGACGGCATGAAGTACGTAGTCATGACTGGTGGGACGATGAGTGGGCTCGGAAAGGGAACTTCCATGAGCAGTTTGGGCGTGTTGTTGAAGGCAAACAATATTGCTTTGACCTGCATAAAAATAGACCCTTATTTGAATGTAGACGCGGGGACAATGTCTCCTTATGAGCATGGAGAG GTTTATGTACTAAATGATGGCGGAGAAGTTGACCTTGACTTGGGCAATTATGAGAGATTCCTAAACCTAACTCTATCACGTGATCATAACATCACAACGGGTAAAATATACGAAAATGTAATTTCAAAGGAAAGGAGGGGTGAATATCTGGGGAAAACTGTGCag GTGGTACCAATGCTAACCAATCTAATACAAGACTGGATATCCAACGTCTCTCAGAAGGCTGTAGATCGTAAGGCCTGGAAGAGTCCTCAAGTCTGTCTAATAGAAGTGGGAGGTACTGTAGGTGATATTGAATCTGCAGTTTATTTAGAAGCTCTGCAACAACTTAAAAACCGAGTGGGGTCAGAAAACTTCTGCCTATGCCATCTTTCATATGTACCTACTATTGGAGACGATGGAGAACAGAAAACAAAACCAACACAGCATAGTGTTAAAACACTGAGAGAAGTGGGTTTAACCCCTgatattgtattttgtcGCTGCACAAATGCACTTACTGAAAGTTCTAGACAGAAAATTGCCATGTTCAGCCAAGTAAGGTCGGAGTGCGTTGTGAGTGTCACcaattgtgataatttatacaaagtACCGCTTATTCTCGATCAACAAAAGGTGGCCCAGTTAGTGTGTGACAagttaaaaatttcaataaacAATTCTGATTTGCCCAGAGACTTCAGTTTGGATACCTGGAAAAAGTTAGCAGATCGCTCCGAATTTTCCACAGATGTTGTAAGCATAGGAATTGTCGGCAAATACACTGGGCTAATCgattcatatttatcagTAGTTAGCGCCCTTAAACATTCGACTATGGAAGCTAACCTAAAGTTGGAACTGATATGGATTGATTCATCGGAGCTAGAGGTAGAAGACTCCAGAGCTTGGAATCTAATTAAGTCTGTTGATGGAGTACTGTGCCCTG GAGGATTTGGCGATAGGGGTATAAATGGCAAATGCTTAGCATCTAGATATTgtagaaataataaaataccTTATTTGGGCATTTGCATGGGGTTTCAAATGGCTGTGATTGATCTATATCGTGAATTTGTTAATCCAGAAGCTACGTCGGAGGAGTTTATTTCAGAATCTGCAACTGCTACTGCCAAGAATGATGtaaaatcgcaaaatgATAACACAAATCTAGcaataatatcaatgcCGGAATTTTCTGGCGACCATATGAAGGGTGGTACTATGAGATTGGGTAAAAGGGTTACTATTATCAATGACATTAACAGTCTGGCGTATGCAATCTATGATAAACAGCATATGATCAATGAAAGGCATAGGCATCGCTACGAAGTAAACCCTCAAATAGTTCCTAAGCTAGAGTCATTGGGTCTGAAATTTGTAG GGAAAGATGAAACTGGAAATAGAATGGAAATTTGCGAGTTGGAAGACCATCCATTCTTCCTATGTGTCCAATTCCACCCTGAATTTAATTCTTTACCGTTATCCCCTTCTCCGTGTTTTCTGGCTTTTGTATTGAGCTGTAAAGGGATGCTGAGTGATAGGTTGAACGCTGGTGGGGGCTGTCTGAAACCTGGGAAAGCTTACTTTAATTAA
- a CDS encoding Probable ADP-ribosylation factor At2g15310 (overlaps_old_locusTagID:BBM_I03180), with amino-acid sequence MIVAIYIRRFSKWVISLLVTFLSHVIRVSKWLLANLPKLYGVITSTPMADITILFIGLPSSGKSSILYYIKLNEYVFTSSTGPIEEYAKFQLKRNKVVQLRLLENGKSESITHLREYLSKSPNVIFVIDSLDSYGLEEARRNVFDNLYEHLNIHKNPRYLILLSKQDIRGAVNVNEIEAFLKIPADIFDKCHISGCSALKGTGIMESIHWIITGKRGYSLNIDPHEYLIEC; translated from the exons atgaTTGttgcaatatatataagGAGGTTTTCCAAATGGGTAATTAGCTTGCTGGTCACTTTTTTATCGCATGTAATCAGGGTTTCCAAGTGGTTATTGGCGAATTTGCCTAAGCTCTATGGAGTTATAACTTCCACACCGATGGCTGATATCACGATACTATTTATTGGCTTGCCCAGCTCGGGGAAGAGCTCAATTCTTTACTACATCAAATTGAATGAATATGTCTTTACG AGCTCAACTGGGCCCATCGAAGAATATGCCAAATTCCAACTTAAAAGAAACAAAGTCGTCCAACTCAGATTGCTAGAAAACGGAAAATCCGAATCGATTACACACTTACGAGAATATCTGAGTAAATCTCCCAATGTAATATTCGTCATAGATTCCCTGGATTCCTACGGTCTTGAGGAGGCAAGGAGAAATGtgtttgataatttatatgaaCACctaaatatacacaaaaACCCTAGATATTTAATACTGTTATCCAAGCAA gatatCAGGGGCGCTGTGAATgtaaatgaaattgaagCGTTTCTAAAGATCCCAGctgatatttttgacaa ATGCCACATTTCTGGATGCAGTGCTTTGAAGGGTACAGGGATAATGGAATCTATACATTGGATTATCACAGGAAAGAGAGGCTATTCATTGAATATTGACCCGCATGAGTACCTAATTGAATGTTGA
- a CDS encoding Single-stranded DNA-binding protein (overlaps_old_locusTagID:BBM_I03165), translated as MLCLMIPYISLLIFDQSYSIRMNYQTTTTYIHPQAPNVVNSSKNLHVNELGAGFNYYEGYNNSPSDQPDTLRRSYLPRGKYVNNVTLLGNVGTQLKVFNYPNGKMSASFSVATVDNWRDLRTNEYKSKTYWHQVNVYSDNIIRNLREYMDVGDRVYVSGKIKYNVIMPDEFGGKKYRMHYISITHYQGTVIVVNKKRAMRDNSFGGIYDRIDTEGKGIDPAFGDENIDENIDIDENTNIDENINIDENIDIEENTNMDDNQDYGTYDTPPDITE; from the exons aTGTTGTGTCTGATGATTCCATATATCTCACTTCTGATATTTGACCAATCGTACTCAATTCGTATGAATTATCAGACTACAACCACATATATTCATCCACAAGCTCCTAATGTAGTGAATAgttccaaaaatttgcatgtAAATGAGTTAGGTGCGGGGTTTAACTATTACGAGGGGTATAACAACTCCCCTTCAGATCAACCAGACACGTTAAGAAGGTCGTATTTGCCA CGCggtaaatatgtaaataatgtgACACTGCTGGGCAATGTTGGCACGCAGCTCAAAGTTTTCAATTATCCCAATGGCAAAATGTCAGCTTCCTTCTCGGTTGCAACCGTTGATAACTGGAGAGACTTG AGGACCAATGAGTACAAATCTAAGACCTATTGGCACCAGGTTAACGTTTACTCGGATAACATCATTCGCAACTTAAGAGAATACATGGA CGTTGGAGATCGTGTGTATGTTAGTGGGAAGATTAAGTACAATGTTATTATGCCGGAtg AATTTGGAGGcaaaaaatatagaatGCATTATATCTCTATCACTCATTACCAGGGCACCGTGATAGTCGTGAATAAGAAAAGAGCCATGCGTGACAACAGTTTCGGTGGCATATATGATCGCATTGATACCGAAGGCAAGGGAATTGATCCTGCATTTGGCGATGAGAATATAGATGAGAACATCGATATAGACGAGAATACCAATATAGATGAGAATATCAATATAGACGAGAATATCGATATAGAAGAGAACACCAATATGGATGATAATCAAGACTATGGGACGTATGATACACCCCCAGATATCACAGAATAA
- a CDS encoding proteasome activator subunit 2 (PA28 beta) (overlaps_old_locusTagID:BBM_I03150) yields the protein MAKCINLDKIEPLDPVVRDQYKQFKLDVTLQALDSFRQGIPKKILYFNNLLKLNHTVGRLFFANDLDKDSFKPTICDISKRGREGELIVPSHRQIVEELERIKDEASELIEMVGNIKLWIQLNIPRIEDGNNFGVGIQEEVIQELARVEDSAFNLFDAIVKYYMARAKLSTKVIKYPNVLDYQEAIRELDEKEWIHTKIAKVDMRNNYSMLYELLSKNWEKVVKPKSEDAHSHMTF from the exons ATGGCCAAATGTATCAACTTAGACAAAATAGAACCATTAGACCCTGTAGTTAGAGATCAGTACAAACAATTCAAGTTAGATGTTACGCTGCAGGCTCTCGATTCTTTTCGCCAAGGCATCCCAAAAAAAATCCTATACTTCAACAACCTCCTA AAGCTAAACCACACTGTTGGAAGACtattttttgcaaatgATCTTGACAAGGACTCATTTAAACCAActatttgtgatatatcTAAAAGGGGAAGGGAAGGTGAATTG attgtGCCTTCCCATAGACAAATTGTCGAAGAACTGGAACGGATAAAAGATGAAGCCTCGGAGTTGATCGAAATGGTGGGTAACATAAAGTTGTGGATCCAACTAAACATTCCTAGGATAGAAGACGGTAACAACTTTGGAGTGGGAATACAGGAAGAAGTGATACAGGAACTTGCGCGTGTAGAAGACAGCGCGTTCAATCTTTTCGACGCCATCGTTAAGTATTACATGGCCCGTGCCAAGTTGTCTACTAAAGTAATTAAGTACCCAAATGTATTGGATTATCAAGAAGCAATTAGGGAATTGGACGAAAAGGAATGGATTCACACTAAAATCGCTAAGGTGGATATGAGAAATAATTATAGTATGCTTTACGAACTACTGTCAAAG AACTGGGAAAAGGTGGTAAAACCTAAGAGTGAAGATGCCCACTCCCATATGACATTTTAG
- a CDS encoding conserved Plasmodium protein, unknown function (overlaps_old_locusTagID:BBM_I03130) — MNCFEYNRERGKSLYKLATIDPKFKSFTNKTKQTINSDLNNQTKSIQIPSNFSACMEGTAVVYDKKFNQCNSYCNKHIGNSYISDNIIDDMQINHTKCLNCEKFICRYKSTLEILSRTRKELLNISSILLKKESTIAFLENVACGCEIEINSNIGKINQLEIDIECLKKDNQYNVDVLKSQIRVLDDQIVGKDRNIMELKKSVFEYQAKLKILQAKNTSLTNELENTCSQMDALVTSTSDKCILLNEMEKNMRDIELARQKEFMEQMRVNRNLELDFKFNHNVAANLLNKKSNELDVLRAKLTTCQDGIEKVVSAAKQINPN; from the coding sequence ATGAACTGCTTTGAGTATAATCGGGAGCGGGGAAAGTCTCTGTACAAGTTGGCTACGATAGATCCTAAATTCAAATCGTTTACAAATAAAACCaaacaaacaattaatagtGATTTAAATAACCAAACCAAATCAATACAAATACCCAGCAATTTCAGTGCTTGCATGGAAGGTACTGCCGTGgtatatgataaaaaatttaatcaatGTAATTCTTACTGCAATAAACACATTGGCAACTCATATATTAGTGACAACATAATTGATGACATGCAAATTAACCACACCAAATGCCTAAATTGCGAAAAATTCATATGTAGATATAAATCTACTTTAGAAATACTTAGTAGAACTAGAAaagaattattaaatatttcaagCATACTACTGAAAAAGGAGTCCACGATTGCGTTTCTAGAAAATGTAGCGTGTGGCTGTGAGATTGAAATAAACAGCAATATTGGGAAAATCAACCAGTTagaaattgatattgagTGTCTAAAAAAGGATAATCAGTACAATGTTGATGTCTTGAAATCACAAATTAGGGTATTGGATGACCAAATTGTGGGCAAGGACAGGAATATAATGGAGTTAAAAAAATCTGTATTTGAGTACCAAGCAAAActtaaaatattgcaagCCAAAAATACATCACTCACTAATGAGCTCGAGAACACGTGTTCACAAATGGATGCATTAGTAACATCTACTAGTGATAAATGcatattgttaaatgaGATGGAAAAGAATATGAGGGATATTGAGTTGGCCAGACAAAAGGAATTTATGGAGCAAATGAGAGTAAACCGAAATTTGGAATTGgatttcaaattcaatcaTAACGTTGCAGCTAATTTGTTAAACAAGAAATCCAATGAATTGGATGTACTGAGGGCAAAATTGACAACTTGCCAAGATGGCATTGAGAAAGTTGTAAGTGCTGCTAAGCAAATAAACCCAAACTAA
- a CDS encoding hypothetical protein (overlaps_old_locusTagID:BBM_I03145): MKNKNCLSAWKKKKHGSHANDEDELVIDKSVQETYKDEIVTNLVDASTEQNSITELECKVPSCDTVLNVNATGTAIKKITDLTEVVLSKKISLNELDMSTISKYCADKFKYISSDNSAIPKIIEKLFSTEIKAGDEKLLRLEKDNDGSIEKLELMDITSPLESAACSKRSTDRIFPLSDESRRSATCNDSPKDPISTESALNENKEITTTNNPAFAKENPVKELPTLKTGIWFFDNINDYLDLWNDVVTGMNNNNLFKLLNLSALLRYFGDPAGNILLDKVCKSNMLPSDEPQKKSWKSILEKDDIEPTPTEMVPLPTFSNKTKHDRCTITARNDDKVNAEHYFKLYWESTEKWMMNSFGPNMTAISKLYVSTRQWFLRLTRPAQVMFIRLSNVFCTIPSSPRGLTFD, from the coding sequence atgaAAAATAAGAATTGCTTGAGTGCGTGGAAAAAGAAGAAGCACGGTAGTCATGCAAATGATGAGGATGAGTTGGTCATTGACAAATCTGTCCAAGAAACATACAAAGATGAAATAGTAACAAATTTGGTGGATGCTTCCACTGAGCAAAATAGTATCACTGAGTTGGAATGTAAAGTACCATCTTGTGACACTGTGCTAAATGTTAATGCTACTGGCACTGCCataaaaaaaataactGACTTAACTGAAGTTGTACTCTCCAAGAAGATATCCCTAAACGAACTTGACATGTCCACTATATCAAAATACTGTGCTGATaagtttaaatatatatcatctgACAACTCTGCAATCcctaaaataattgaaaaattattctCAACTGAAATTAAGGCGGGAGATGAGAAGTTGCTTAGGCTTGAGAAAGATAATGATGGCTCTATTGAAAAGCTCGAGTTAATGGACATTACATCGCCTTTAGAATCTGCTGCATGTTCTAAACGGTCAACTGATAGGATTTTTCCCCTTTCAGATGAGTCACGACGCAGTGCTACATGTAATGATAGTCCTAAAGACCCCATCTCTACAGAATCCGCActtaatgaaaataaagAAATAACCACAACAAACAACCCAGCTTTTGCTAAGGAAAATCCCGTAAAAGAACTGCCCACACTCAAAACTGGTATCTGGTTCTTCGATAACATTAACGATTATCTAGATTTATGGAATGACGTAGTTACTGGTATgaacaataataatttgtttaaattgctCAATTTATCGGCTTTATTGCGTTATTTCGGCGATCCTGCGGGAAATATCTTGTTAGACAAAGTGTGCAAAAGCAATATGTTACCATCGGACGAACCACAAAAGAAGTCCTGGAAGAGCATTTTGGAAAAGGATGATATAGAACCTACACCTACTGAAATGGTCCCACTACCCACATTTTCAAACAAAACCAAACACGACAGATGTACTATTACCGCAAGGAATGATGATAAAGTTAATGCAGAGCActatttcaaattgtacTGGGAATCAACTGAGAAGTGGATGATGAACAGTTTTGGACCGAACATGACGGCCATATCGAAACTCTATGTATCAACTAGACAATGGTTTTTGCGATTGACTAGACCAGCACAGGTTATGTTTATTAGGCTTTCAAATGTATTTTGCACTATACCGTCAAGTCCCCGTGGTTTAACTTTTGACTAA
- a CDS encoding Protein FAM63A, producing MVSFSVKYIEYFGDITPIVLQSDNGPCPFLALINILLLRHMISLPIDIKSVEFDYLCTTVIDILVESHTQLDIDQLKYTMLDMQRGIDVDCGFKNIYDITISSEIDIFKHFGINFVHGWVVSTYDTYYYPILYRFTYNKLMDQLVLYQTQGTTDGSNNESELSSEEVDIVNNFIKNYSSQLTEEGLIQLVTNLQENELAILFYNNHCTVVLKYNKELYCLVTDIGYRENSCVWEKLDNIYNDTSFYDDKFQKYTAEMDDIKLPSGGKGTKKIARSTWLSKVGKNTAKISSKTCNSPRSSGRRRSKCQLM from the exons ATGGTTTCATTTAGCGTGAAATATATCGAGTACTTTGGAGATATAACGCCCATAGTTTTACAGTCAGACAATGGACCTTGTCCTTTTCTGGCCctcattaatatattattactcAGACATATGATATCGCTGCcaattgatataaaatcTGTGGAATTCGATTACTTGTGCACCACtgttattgatattttagtGGAATCTCATACTCAATTGGATATAGATCAG CTAAAATATACCATGCTAGATATGCAACGTGGTATAGACGTGGACTGTggtttcaaaaatatttatgacATAACAATTTCCTCTGAgattgacatttttaagCATTTTGGTATCAATTTTGTGCATGGGTGGGTAGTGTCTACATATGATACTTACTACTATCCCATCTTGTACAGATTtacatataacaaattgatGGACCAGCTGGTACTATACCAAACACAAGGTACAACCGATGGATCTAATAATGAATCAG AGCTATCATCTGAAGAAGTAGATATagtcaataattttattaaaaactACTCATCACAACTCACTGAGGAAGGACTGATACAATTAGTAACGAATTTGCAAGAAAATGAATTggcaatattattttacaacaaCCACTGTACAGTGGTACTAAAGTACAACAAGGAGTTGTATTGTTTGGTAACAGACATTGGATATCGTGAAAATTCTTGTGTTTGGGAGAAgttagataatatatataatgacaCTAGTTTTTATGATGACaaattccaaaaatatacaGCCGAAATGgatgatatcaaattaCCTTCTGGCGGCAAAGGAACTAAAAAAATAGCTAGGTCCACCTGGCTAAGTAAAGTAGGAAAAAACACCGCCAAAATATCGTCAAAGACATGTAATTCACCACGTAGTTCCGGTAGAAGAAGGTCCAAATGCCAATTAATGTAG